In the Salvelinus namaycush isolate Seneca chromosome 35, SaNama_1.0, whole genome shotgun sequence genome, one interval contains:
- the LOC120029735 gene encoding 1-acyl-sn-glycerol-3-phosphate acyltransferase epsilon-like produces the protein MLLSLVVHTYSLRYWFPAAVMIGTAPAYILSWGACRLISAFLPSRIYRRMDDHLYNIYQSLVLFFFENYTGVEIVIYGDIPKNKENVVYLSNHQCTADWIIADMLAIRQKALGHVRYVLKDGLKWLPLYGWYFSQHGGVYVKRSATFDEKAMKKKLSSQTVLGTPMYLVIFPEGTRYNPELKKMISDSQAFSAKEGLAVLDHVLTPRMKASHIAIETMRDHLDAVYDVTVVYEGTLGTSSERHPAPSMPEFLCKECPKVHIHFERVDVKEIPPESVFFRRWLHERFEIKDQMLTTFYESEDPDKKGRFPGEGQRSHLSITKTLPSLLFLSGLTLPMLLTESGRKLYVRTWVYGTLLGWLWVNVSP, from the exons ATGCTGCTCTCCCTTGTTGTGCACACGTACTCGTTGCGGTACTGGTTTCCTGCAGCGGTTATGATAGGCACAGCTCCGGCTTATATACTGTCATGGGGTGCTTGTCGCTTGATTTCGGCTTTCCTACCATCAAGAATATACCGCAGGATGGACGACCACCTCTATAACATCTACCAGAGCCTCGTCCTCTTTTTCTTTGAAAACTATACCGGGGTGGAG ATTGTTATTTATGGAGACATACCAAAGAATAAAGAGAATGTGGTCTACCTTTCCAACCATCAATGCACAG CGGACTGGATCATTGCTGACATGTTAGCCATTAGGCAGAAAGCACTTGGCCATGTGAGATATGTCCTGAAAGATGGTCTGAAGTGGCTCCCATTGTACGGATGGTATTTCTCTCAG catGGAGGTGTCTACGTGAAGCGAAGTGCAACGTTTGACGAGAAGGCAATGAAAAAGAAGCTCTCTTCACAGACAGTGTTGGGAACACCA ATGTATCTTGTCATCTTCCCAGAAGGAACCCGATACAACCCTGAACTCAAGAAGATGATCAGCGACAGTCAGGCTTTTTCCGCTAAAGAAG GACTGGCTGTCTTGGACCACGTTCTGACCCCAAGAATGAAAGCCTCGCACATTGCCATAGAAACCATGAGGGACCACCTGGATGCTGTGTATGATGTCACCGTGGTGTATGAGGGAACACTGGGCACAAGCAGTGAAAGACATCCTGCCCCATCAATGCCAG AATTCCTGTGTAAGGAATGTCCCAAAGTTCACATCCACTTTGAACGTGTGGACGTGAAGGAAATTCCTCCGGAGTCTGTGTTTTTCCGCAGGTGGCTGCACGAGAGATTTGAGATCAAGGACCA GATGTTGACTACTTTCTATGAGTCTGAGGATCCAGACAAAAAAGGCAGATTCCCTGGAGAAGGTCAAAGGTCCCATCTGAGCATTACGAAGACGTTGCCATCGCTGCTATTTCTGAGCGGGCTAACACTGCCAATGCTGTTGACAGAGTCTGGCAGGAAACTCTATGTCCGAACCTGGGTGTATGGGACTCTGTTGGGATGGCTCTGGGTGAATGTTAGTCCATAG